A part of Variovorax sp. HW608 genomic DNA contains:
- a CDS encoding acyl-CoA dehydrogenase family protein has product MSSTAATTGDTAAHPVPDRHGQNLFTTDTELHKLIALYLPPDLARHMQPHFERLGALAGGPLDDLAQTADRNPPTLKLRTRTGIDEEKVVKHPAYVEMERLALSEFGLAAISHREETLGWKGKMPPLVKYLLTYLFVQAEFGLCCPVSMTDSLTRTLKKFGSPELVERFIGRLTSLDFDTLAQGAMFMTEQAAGSDIAATLTRAWQDEAGQWRLTGDKWFCSNPDADFAMVLARADGAPAGMKGVSLFLLPRQLEDGSANHYRIIRLKDKLGTRSMASGEIRLEGAVAYLVGEPGRGFVQMADMVNNSRLSNGVRAAGLMRRAVAEAEYIASERRAFGKRLADMPLMQRQLTKLRLPAEQARTMVFQTALALARSDAGDKGAYPLLRILTPLIKFRACRDARKVTGDAMEVRGGCGYIEEWSDPRLLRDAHLGSIWEGTSNIVALDVLRAIRREDSLAALQDHFGMLLGQATLAPAFATALRDALARAAALAATATQEGGDVIARQAASALYHSCSAIAMAWEGSRTGSAQRVEWAQLVLLHRVLPRDPLTPDAVPADWAAKTAAPRLATA; this is encoded by the coding sequence ATGTCCAGCACCGCAGCGACGACCGGCGACACCGCCGCCCACCCCGTGCCCGACCGCCACGGTCAGAACCTCTTCACCACCGACACCGAGTTGCACAAGCTCATCGCGCTCTACCTGCCGCCCGATCTGGCGCGGCACATGCAGCCGCATTTCGAGCGCCTCGGCGCACTGGCCGGCGGCCCGCTCGACGACCTGGCGCAGACCGCCGACCGCAATCCCCCCACGCTCAAGCTGCGCACCCGCACCGGCATCGACGAGGAGAAGGTGGTCAAGCATCCGGCCTACGTCGAGATGGAACGCCTCGCGCTGAGCGAATTCGGCCTCGCCGCGATCTCGCACCGCGAAGAGACCCTGGGCTGGAAGGGCAAGATGCCGCCGCTGGTCAAGTACCTCCTGACCTATCTCTTCGTGCAGGCCGAGTTCGGCCTGTGCTGCCCGGTCTCGATGACCGATTCGCTCACCCGCACGCTCAAGAAGTTCGGCAGCCCCGAGCTGGTCGAGCGCTTCATCGGCCGCCTCACCTCGCTCGATTTCGACACGCTCGCGCAGGGCGCGATGTTCATGACCGAGCAGGCCGCCGGCTCCGACATCGCCGCCACGCTCACCCGCGCCTGGCAGGACGAGGCGGGCCAGTGGCGCCTCACCGGGGACAAGTGGTTCTGCTCCAACCCCGACGCCGATTTCGCGATGGTGCTGGCCCGCGCCGATGGTGCACCCGCGGGCATGAAGGGCGTGTCGCTGTTCCTGCTGCCGCGCCAGCTCGAGGACGGCAGCGCCAACCACTACCGCATCATCCGCCTCAAGGACAAGCTGGGCACGCGCTCGATGGCGAGCGGCGAGATCCGCCTCGAAGGCGCGGTGGCCTACCTCGTGGGCGAGCCGGGGCGCGGCTTCGTGCAGATGGCCGACATGGTCAACAACTCGCGCCTGTCGAACGGCGTGCGCGCCGCCGGCCTGATGCGCCGCGCGGTCGCCGAGGCCGAATACATCGCGAGCGAGCGCCGCGCCTTCGGCAAGCGCCTGGCTGACATGCCGCTGATGCAGCGCCAGCTCACCAAGCTGCGCCTGCCGGCCGAGCAGGCGCGCACGATGGTGTTCCAGACCGCGCTGGCGCTCGCGCGCTCGGACGCCGGCGACAAGGGCGCCTACCCGCTGCTGCGCATCCTCACGCCGCTCATCAAGTTCCGCGCCTGCCGCGATGCGCGCAAGGTCACGGGCGATGCGATGGAAGTGCGCGGCGGCTGCGGCTATATCGAGGAATGGTCCGATCCGCGCCTCCTGCGCGACGCACACCTGGGCTCGATCTGGGAAGGCACGAGCAACATCGTCGCGCTCGACGTGCTGCGCGCCATCAGGCGCGAGGACTCGCTGGCCGCACTGCAGGACCACTTCGGCATGCTGCTCGGCCAGGCCACCCTGGCGCCGGCCTTCGCGACCGCCCTGCGCGATGCGCTCGCCCGTGCCGCCGCGCTGGCCGCGACCGCCACGCAGGAAGGCGGCGACGTGATCGCACGCCAGGCGGCGTCCGCGCTCTATCACTCCTGCAGCGCGATCGCGATGGCCTGGGAAGGCTCGCGCAC